One window of the Ananas comosus cultivar F153 linkage group 21, ASM154086v1, whole genome shotgun sequence genome contains the following:
- the LOC109726563 gene encoding putative pentatricopeptide repeat-containing protein At5g37570, producing the protein MTLLRLPKPSSPTAAAAAAEPSVAALLGLCRSVRALEQVHALIIRRGLEQHHALLTRFVSLCGSFAAPSYAAAAFRAVAAPSLLLFNAVLAAHARSSPLPATLAHFNLLRRRSPDPPDAFSFPSLLRSCARAAALPAGAAAHAAALRSGLDADLFVRTALVDFYGKCRDVAAARRLFDSMEVRNNVSWTAMLIGYLAVNDLASARALFDEMPAKNVVSFNAMIDGYAKSGNLASARKLFDEMPERNKVSFTSLIDAYAKAGDMVSARSLFDKLKDRDLFSWSAVISGYAQNGRPGEALKIFSDFYEQNIRPDEFIVVGLMSACAQLGSLTLAKWVDSYITRCSIDTNNSRVFIGRIDMNAKCGNMERASLLFDSMPDKNVVSYCSMMQGYLLHGSGAKAVELFSQMLEEGLSPDNVSFTVVLTACSHAGLVEEGKKYFALMRNEFSIVPSSDHYACMVDLLGRSGKLKEAYELIESMPVEPHAGAWGALLGACRVHCDIELGDIVAKKLFKIEPQNAGNYVSLSNIYAAADRWEDVSDVRTMMRGRGVRKIPGCTFILP; encoded by the coding sequence ATgaccctcctccgcctccccaaaccctcctcccccaccgccgccgccgccgccgcggagccGAGCGTCGCCGCACTCCTCGGCCTCTGCCGCAGCGTCCGCGCCCTGGAGCAGGTCCACGCCCTCATCATCCGCAGGGGCCTGGAGCAGCACCACGCCCTCCTCACCCGCTTCGTCTCCCTCTGCGGCTCCTTCGCCGCCCCCTCCTACGCTGCCGCGGCGttccgcgccgtcgccgccccctccctcctcctcttcaacGCCGTCCTCGCCGCCCATGCCCGCAGCTCCCCGCTTCCCGCCACCCTCGCCCACTTCAACCTCCTCCGTCGCCGCTCCCCCGACCCCCCCGACGCCTTCTCCttcccctccctcctccgctcctgcgcccgcgccgccgcgctccccgccggcgccgccgcccacgccgccgccctccgctcCGGCCTCGACGCCGACCTCTTCGTCCGCACCGCCCTCGTCGACTTCTACGGCAAGTGCCGCGACgtcgccgccgcgcgccgcctcTTCGACTCCATGGAGGTACGCAACAATGTCTCCTGGACCGCGATGCTCATCGGGTATCTCGCGGTTAATGATCTAGCGTCGGCCCGcgccctgttcgacgaaatgcctgCGAAAAATGTGGTGTCTTTCAATGCCATGATCGACGGGTATGCCAAATCCGGGAATCTGGCGAGTGCTCGGAAGCTGTTTGACGAAATGCCGGAGAGAAATAAAGTATCTTTCACTTCCTTGATAGATGCGTATGCAAAGGCCGGAGACATGGTCTCTGCGAGGTCTTTGTTTGATAAATTGAAGGATAGGGATCTATTCTCATGGTCGGCAGTGATCTCGGGCTATGCCCAGAATGGTCGTCCCGGTGAGGCCTTAAAGATCTTCTCTGATTTCTACGAACAGAACATCAGACCCGACGAGTTTATTGTTGTAGGGCTGATGTCGGCATGTGCTCAATTGGGTAGCCTCACATTGGCCAAATGGGTCGATTCATACATTACCCGTTGTTCAATCGATACGAACAACTCCCGTGTCTTTATAGGCCGTATAGACATGAATGCAAAGTGTGGCAACATGGAAAGGGCTTCTCTCCTGTTCGATTCAATGCCGGATAAAAATGTTGTCTCATACTGTTCTATGATGCAAGGGTATCTTCTTCATGGGTCTGGAGCAAAGGCCGTCGAGCTCTTCTCCCAGATGCTTGAGGAGGGGCTTTCACCTGATAATGTTTCTTTCACTGTGGTCCTCACTGCATGTAGCCATGCTGGCCTAGTCGAGGAAGGGAAGAAGTATTTTGCGCTGATGAGGAATGAGTTTTCTATTGTTCCATCTTCAGACCATTATGCTTGTATGGTGGACCTTCTTGGTAGGTCGGGGAAATTGAAAGAGGCATATGAGCTTATAGAATCGATGCCTGTGGAACCTCATGCTGGGGCATGGGGTGCATTGTTGGGTGCTTGTAGGGTACATTGTGATATTGAGCTCGGAGATATTGTAGCGAAGAAGCTTTTCAAAATAGAACCTCAGAATGCTGGTAATTATGTCTCACTATCAAACATCTATGCGGCTGCTGATAGATGGGAAGATGTGTCGGATGTGAGGACAATGATGAGAGGCAGAGGGGTTAGGAAGATACCTGGTTGCACATTCATTTTGCCTTAA
- the LOC109726565 gene encoding photosystem I subunit O — MATMATTTHIAGLGSPLSLARRSSKPSLTSGFIRTQVASRNPLNQKIAYGGRFTCFERDWLRTDLNVIGFGLIGWLAPSSIPAINGNSLTGLFFQSIGAELAHWPTGPALNSQFWLWMITWHIGLFLCLTFGQIGFKGRADGYF; from the exons ATGGCAACAATGGCGACCACCACCCACATTGCAGGCTTGGGCTCTCCACTTTCCCTCGCCCGCCGATCTTCGAAGCCATCTCTCACCTCTG GATTCATAAGGACCCAGGTGGCCTCAAGAAACCCTCTGAATCAGAAGATAGCTTATGGTGGGAGATTCACTTG CTTTGAGAGGGACTGGCTCAGGACTGACCTAAATGTAATCGGGTTCGGGTTGATCGGGTGGCTTGCGCCATCAAGCATTCCGGCGATCAATGGCAACAGCCTCACCGGGCTCTTCTTCCAGAGCATTGGAGCCGAGCTGGCCCACTGGCCCACAGGCCCCGCACTCAATTCTCAATTCTG GTTGTGGATGATCACATGGCACATAGGGTTGTTCCTTTGCCTGACATTTGGTCAGATTGGGTTCAAAGGAAGGGCTGACGGTTACTTCTAG